ACGAAACACCGTTCGTAACCGCTCGGTCAACGAAGAATCACTGACTCAGTCATAAATGTATTGACTTGATTTTATGTTATTGCTTTGATTTCACTTTTAAACGCCATAATACTAtgcgctacctatagttcggtttGGAGTTGTAGCAATAATGGAACGGTCCCTTATTTAGGTAGTATAATTCTGTATGATAGTAGTtgttacctaaataaggcaaagtaaaccATGCTGACCTTCCTAATCGATAGACGAGTGTATAAACTGAACCATTAAACTACACTGCTGCCCTCGTGattgttctatatttatcaatgaaaaggcgttgtaacggtttataaaagttcatgagaaaaactgcaaaaaaattaaattttcccgtaattctggaatcTATAAACTGGTCAGCCATTctgtttcatgtatatatatgaaacagtggAAGCATATTGCCTTTCggtgatatattattttaaaattacaaatcaaAGTGCGTGGTTTAGTCGCTTAAACCAAACCAACACTGAACTATTAGCTGCTTTATCATTTATGAAACGTCATTTACGGGCGTTGATTGTCCGCAATACCGTCAGCGCCATTATCGAAATTATCCTAATGCCGAAAGCTATTCGTTAACAGGAGAATTTCCGGCATAACTTTGTTATAAAATGTAGGTActtttgtaataaattttattgaaacttaCAGAAATCCAAGCATCCTGCATATAACATTTGCATCATTTTGCGTGAGGTAACTTCTACATATGGTGCCCCAAGTGCCATTCACTAGAATTTCTACTCTTCCATCAGATATTCCAAGACCATTTTCAAGTCGAATGCCGGAGATGTTTAAGGGATATCCTTATGAAAGATATGCATGCCAAATAAATCTAAGTTCTTTAAGATTTGCAATGAGGATTTTCAGGCAAAATAGTAATACATTTCCCTAAAAAGCGTTAGGTTACAGATATACCTAAAAATCCAGTTTCATAAATAGATGATGTTTCAATTGAAAACTTTTTCATGCTGCATTATAATTATACTGTTAGGTGATTATGCAAAATCCGATCAAATATACATatcttttataattataatacccGTGTATGCAAGCAAGTGTAGCAATATCTGGCAATCCTTTCGGAAGAGTTCagacattttttctttcaattataCCTAATGGAAGATCGAGATTTTTccaataatgtttaaaaaagataGTGTCTTCCGCTTGATGCTTTTTGCTAGACTGCTCTCAAACGTTTTGACCTTGCTCATTTTTTATAACAGAAGTCTATCGTAAAATCGCAATATTCATTTCCTATagtgaaaagaaatatttctaccaTTTAGATTTCATAAATAAACTTATAATCTATAATGTTATGAAATAGAACACATAGGTCCGTATGATTATTTTTGAGATACTTGACCATGTTTAAAGTTAACCGCATATTTCAAGCTAattctaaaacattattttccAATATTTACTTCGCAAGAATATATAACTGGTCTCCACATATTTTTAACACTCTCAGGTATTACATATCTGAATGAAAACTCTTTAATTTTTAAGTATTGTCTTTGTTAGGTTTAACTTCAAAGCGTCATTGTTAAAGATTTCATTGATGAGTACCCTGCATATCTCTCATCATTGTCTAAAGCATGGCAATGCAGTTGGATACAGTCATTAGAATTCTGTTTGTGAACTTAATAGCTTCCTCGCGTAAAAAAAAAGTCTATACTGAATTGTATTGAAGAAGACAAGATAATTACTAAATGGTGTTGATGACTGACATTTAAATACAACATACAGGTGCGTTTCAATAATTTCATAGATATTAATATACTACAAATGCCTGTGCAACCCTTTTACCGTAACTTGTGATAATAATGTATTAGATATGAACTTAAACTTTTCAAAGACTTAAAGTCACTCGtgaaatatttcactgaaattcTATGCGATATATTTTTGGTATACAAATTTGCTGTAAATTATGTTTACCTTAAGCAATTTCAAGTGAGACAAAAACTTTTGGAGTGTTGCATGTATTGGACTAAATATGCAACATACCGCAAAGTATTTTCATCTTGACCATATTACGTATTCTTAGCCATATTGTGCGAACACAGATACAAATTGACACAAATATTATTAATTTGTCAACGACTGCAATCATCTTACAAGTCAATAATTAAGCTAATGaaagttactatatttattttGAGCAAGTTATACAATACCGGTTGTTGTACATGCTAGAGAAGAAGCTGACCAACTTCCGTTTTGACAAATACTGGTGTTTGTATCGATTTCATATCCAGTATCACATGCTATTGTGAGAATTGTTCCATCTTCAGATATTGAGACGATTTTGCCATGACTTACACTTATTTCTCCACATTCTGCGTGTTGAaattaaaatacagaaatttttgaTCATAACACTTTTGACACACATGTCGATGTACATGTCTGATATCTTATAAAAGCGGGCATATTCGAGGATAAAAAGTCGGGAATCGCCAGTTAATTACGTTTTGCGAGCCGAAATATTAGCGAATCGCCAAAAATTTAAGTTTATCTTTATTTGACTGTAATGGCGTTTCTGTGAACATAGAAATTGACGCAGATATCAGTTTCGCGAATTTGGCAAATATCTTCATGTCGCAAACTTTTCCATCAAACTGAATACAAACTTTTCTATCAAACTGAATACAGTAAAAATTGAATGGTTTGAAATAAGAACTAGTAAAACTATCCACCTTGACTTGATAAATACGAAAAGGGCATGGTCataatttaaagccctgctccgagGTTATTCAAATTCAGTTATGTGTATACagcccatgattacaataggttaccgcttagctcagtaggtagagcgtcggtctacggatcgcggggtcgggAGTTCGACCCTCGGGctgggcgtgtgttctccgtgactatttgataacgacattgtgtctgaaatcattagtcctccacctctgcttcatgtggggaagttggcagttacttgcgaagaacaggtttgtactggtacagaatccaggaacactggttaggttaaatgcccgccgttacataactgaactactgttgaaaaacggctttaaacccaaaccaaacaaacaaacaaaacaataggtTACATTTAACGACCACGcaccacactttagcacgcaaaaccacggTTATTTTATaaggatttttattaaaaaaaaaactctattcTGACAGGTGTTACTGTTCATAGTAAGGATTTTCATGCCTTATACAGGGACGATTTGAGGTTAATAAGTTTGcaaatgaagttgtgaaaacacattaattcaggaagGGCTAAATTGTCTACCTGTcgtcttgtagaatagctgtattataccagtaatttcagaatgatttgcatgaaGTCCACGTGTGAggaagaagtaggtcactaggtcgtgctGGTTCTTTTACAAGTATTTACGAAAATCGCTTGAATGAATTGTGGTCAAAGTATCATCAAACATATAACTGTAATCATCTATATGTCGATATTGATACATATTATAATCGATTAAGAATTAGACTACCCACCAGAGCAGATAATCCCAACGTCTCTTGAATGTGAACAAAATACGTTTGTTTCAAATCGACAATCTCGAAGGTGTGACTCATATCCATAGCAATTAAATTCCTGGGCAAATATAGGTCCAACACCTTGGCCGAAATATGCTCCACTAAGGTATGCAGTAGggctaaataaaataattaagaatGATAGATAAACGTATTGGATTATTTCATGACAAATAACTCTTGAATCGTAATAAGAATTCATTACACAGTTATGAAATCTGTTAAATGATCCTTTGTTAGCATTTTACGTAGTCATTATAACAATGCAAAGTATCAGTGTACCATTAGCTTTTCAAGAACCTGCAAACACATGAGAAAACTCAAtccaaaatacaacaaaaaaattaaaaagattgcAAAGTTAGTAGAATTCACATACAGAAGAGCCATCATTCTGCACATCACTGTGGCATCATTTATGTGGAAGTCCCGATCACACACAGTACCCCAGACTCCATCTATCTGAATCTCTACACGCCCGTCGAAAGTTCCACTTCCATCAGCTAGCCTGATATCATTTACATCAAGGTTATTACTTTCTGTcggtaaatataaacaaaatcataCCATTAAACAAAGTAATacacttttaaaattataacaCAGTGAAAACTGTTACTATATAAACTTCTTCGCATCAGTAAATTTAAGCATTTCACAGTGTTTAGAATGTTTCAAAGAATTCAATCagatatttaaacatatattcTCACAATAAGTCACGTTTGACAAAAATTCTGATTTACAAATTCTTTTCTTCCGTATCATAGATACCTGCTTAGATTTCATATGCTTACCTGCAACTCTGGTCGCAATCAGCTGTAGACAAACGACCATAAATAAATACACAGGATTCATGCTGAATGCATTGTTTTCTGAAAGAAAATATGTTGTTCAAACTATAGCGTAGTGTTTTATCATAAATCAAAACCTGTAAACATATTAAGATGTAATTTG
This DNA window, taken from Mercenaria mercenaria strain notata chromosome 19, MADL_Memer_1, whole genome shotgun sequence, encodes the following:
- the LOC128550914 gene encoding scavenger receptor cysteine-rich type 1 protein M130-like, whose product is MNPVYLFMVVCLQLIATRVAESNNLDVNDIRLADGSGTFDGRVEIQIDGVWGTVCDRDFHINDATVMCRMMALLPTAYLSGAYFGQGVGPIFAQEFNCYGYESHLRDCRFETNVFCSHSRDVGIICSECGEISVSHGKIVSISEDGTILTIACDTGYEIDTNTSICQNGSWSASSLACTTTGYPLNISGIRLENGLGISDGRVEILVNGTWGTICRSYLTQNDANVICRMLGFL